One Roseburia rectibacter DNA window includes the following coding sequences:
- a CDS encoding ATP synthase subunit C: protein MAAKITLVAILIFSMVIPFLGCYLGQKKEKSFKASLAVNLVLFFGTVVVADMLLFSGHIYAASDTAASAAEGWRYMAAALSTGLSCIGAGVAVASAASAAIGALSEDSGIMGKALIFVALAESIALYGLLISFSILG, encoded by the coding sequence ATGGCAGCAAAAATAACACTGGTGGCAATTTTAATTTTCAGTATGGTGATCCCTTTTTTGGGATGCTATCTTGGACAAAAGAAAGAGAAAAGTTTTAAAGCGTCCCTTGCGGTAAATCTGGTATTGTTTTTTGGAACGGTTGTGGTGGCAGACATGCTGCTCTTTAGCGGACATATTTATGCGGCATCGGATACGGCAGCTTCTGCAGCGGAGGGCTGGAGATATATGGCAGCAGCACTGTCGACAGGACTTTCCTGTATCGGTGCAGGTGTTGCAGTTGCAAGTGCAGCTTCCGCAGCAATCGGAGCATTGAGCGAGGATTCCGGTATTATGGGTAAAGCACTCATTTTCGTTGCACTGGCAGAATCTATTGCGCTGTATGGTCTTTTGATCTCATTTTCCATTCTGGGATAA
- a CDS encoding V-type ATP synthase subunit F has product MRMYLISDNIDTYTGMRLSGVEGVVVHEREELEEALTFVTGQADIGIVLLTEKLGRDFPELVSDLKLNRRTPLFVEIPDRHGSGRSKNFITDYVSQAIGLKL; this is encoded by the coding sequence ATGAGGATGTATTTGATCAGCGACAATATAGACACATATACGGGGATGCGGCTTTCCGGTGTTGAGGGAGTGGTCGTACATGAGAGAGAAGAATTAGAAGAGGCACTTACCTTTGTGACGGGACAGGCAGATATAGGCATTGTATTGCTGACAGAAAAGTTAGGCAGGGATTTTCCGGAACTGGTGAGCGATCTGAAATTAAACCGGAGAACGCCTTTGTTTGTGGAGATCCCGGACCGGCACGGAAGTGGCAGAAGCAAGAATTTTATTACGGATTATGTTAGTCAGGCGATCGGACTGAAGCTGTAA
- a CDS encoding V-type ATP synthase subunit E, which translates to MEINEKLEVFYGAAIGAANSQSAAILGEQKNIYQSAMEEHEQSCRAALESSRRIFLEKQKKEVNRQAAEQMMTWKKDYQARREQKTRELFEIVTKKLASYRQTDGYETFLLAQIKKAEEFAQGEEMIIFISSSDRERQTVLQEKSGCKVEIAEDEFSGGIRAVIPSKNVLIDESFAERMRRAQETCWI; encoded by the coding sequence ATGGAGATCAATGAAAAACTGGAAGTTTTTTATGGCGCGGCGATCGGTGCTGCAAACAGTCAGAGTGCGGCGATATTAGGCGAGCAGAAAAATATTTATCAGTCGGCGATGGAAGAACATGAACAGTCATGCCGTGCTGCACTTGAAAGCTCAAGACGTATTTTCTTAGAAAAACAGAAAAAAGAAGTAAACCGTCAGGCTGCGGAGCAGATGATGACCTGGAAAAAAGATTACCAGGCACGAAGAGAGCAGAAAACCAGAGAATTATTTGAAATAGTAACAAAGAAGCTCGCATCATACCGGCAGACAGACGGATATGAGACATTTTTACTTGCCCAGATTAAGAAGGCAGAAGAATTTGCACAGGGTGAGGAAATGATAATTTTTATCAGTTCCTCGGATCGGGAAAGGCAGACAGTGCTGCAGGAAAAGAGTGGGTGTAAGGTAGAGATTGCCGAGGATGAATTTTCCGGTGGCATACGGGCTGTCATTCCGTCAAAGAACGTTCTGATCGATGAATCGTTTGCGGAGAGAATGAGACGCGCACAGGAAACCTGCTGGATATGA